The proteins below come from a single Notamacropus eugenii isolate mMacEug1 chromosome 7, mMacEug1.pri_v2, whole genome shotgun sequence genomic window:
- the TNFAIP8L3 gene encoding tumor necrosis factor alpha-induced protein 8-like protein 3 yields MDSDSGELSEGEPVSAAGPDLFSSKNLALQAQKKILSKLASKTVANMLIDDTSSEIFDELYKVTKEHTRNKKEAHRIMKDLIKVAIKIGILYRNNQFNQEEMEIVEKLRKKLNQTAMTIVSFYEVEYTFDKNVLSQLLNECKDLVHELVGRHLTARTHGRINHVFNHFADVEFLSALYSLDGECRLNLKKICDGVNKLLEEKIL; encoded by the coding sequence gCCCTGACTTATTTAGCTCAAAGAACCTTGCCCTTCAAGCACAGAAGAAAATTCTGAGCAAACTAGCTAGTAAAACCGTGGCCAATATGCTCATTGATGACACCAGCAGTGAGATCTTTGATGAGCTCTACAAAGTCACCAAAGAACACACTCGCAACAAGAAGGAAGCCCATAGAATCATGAAAGACTTAATTAAAGTGGCTATCAAAATTGGGATCCTCTACCGAAACAATCAGTTCAACCAAGAGGAGATGGAGATCGTGGAGAAACTCAGGAAGAAGCTGAATCAGACAGCCATGACCATTGTGAGCTTCTATGAGGTAGAGTACACTTTTGATAAGAATGTGCTTTCCCAACTCCTGAATGAGTGTAAAGACCTGGTGCATGAACTGGTGGGGAGGCACCTGACTGCCAGGACCCATGGACGCATCAACCATGTCTTCAATCACTTTGCAGATGTGGAATTCCTCTCTGCCCTCTATAGCCTGGATGGAGAATGCCGACTCAACCTCAAAAAGATCTGTGATGGAGTCAACAAATTGCTGGAGGAAaaaattctttga